The sequence CTGCAGGACCGTTCCGCTGCAGGTCCCGGCGGACGCCGAGGTGGTCCTGGAGGGCTGGCTGGAGCCGGGCGAGATGCTGCCCGAGGGGCCGTTCGGCGACCACACCGGCTTCTACACGCCGCAGGAGCCGTTCCCGGCGCTGACGATCGACTGCGTGACGATGCGCCGCCGGCCGATCCTGCAGTCCATCGTGGTCGGCCGGCCGCCGACCGAGGACGGCCCGCTGGGCAAGTTCACCGAGCGCTTCTTCCTGCCGCTGCTGAAGATCATCATCCCGGACATCGTCGACTACGACCTGCCCGAGGCGGGCGGCTTCCACAACTGCGTGATCGTCTCGATCGACAAGAAGTACCCGAAGCACGCCCAGAAGACCATGCACGCCATCTGGGGCGCGCACATGATGTCGCTGACCAAGCTGATCATCGTGGTGGACTCCGACTGCGACGTCCACGACTACCAGGAGGTCGCCTGGCGGGCCTTCGGCAACGTCGACTACAGCCGCGACCTCACTGTGGTCGAGGGCCCGGTCGACCACCTCGACCACGCCTCCTACCAGCAGTTCTGGGGCGGCAAGGCGGGCATCGACGCGACCCGCAAGCTGCCCGAGGAGGGCTACACCCGCGACGGCGGCTGGCCCGAGATGGTCTCCTCCGACCCGGAGACCGCCGCCCTGGTGAGCCGTCGCTGGAAGGAGTACGGCCTGTGAGCACCGCCGCCGCACTCCCCGAGGTCCCGCCCGGCAAGGTCAGGTCCTTCCTGCGGCTGGTGATGATCGAGCACTCGGTCTTCGCCCTGCCGTTCGCCTACATCGCGGCGCTGACGGCGATGTTCCGGGCCGACGGCCGGGTGCACTGGGGCGAGCTGTTCGTCGTCACGGTCTGCATGGTCGGGCTCCGGACCTTCGCCATGGCGGCGAACCGGATCATCGACCGGGAGATCGACGCCCGCAACCCGCGCACGGCCGGGCGCGAACTCGTCACCGGCGCGGTGTCCCTGAGGACCGCGTACGTCGGCTCCGCGGTCGCCCTGGTGGTCTTCCTGGGCGCGGCCGCGCTGCTGAACCCGCTCTGCCTCGCGCTGGCGCCGGTCGCCGTGGTGCCGATGGTGGTCTACCCGTACGGCAAGCGGTTCACCGACTTCCCGCAGGCGATCCTCGGCCTGGCCCAGGCGATGGGACCGGTGGGTGCCTGGCTGGCCGTCACCGGCACCTGGTCCTGGGACGCGGTCGTGCTCGGCGCGGCCGTCGGCATCTGGATCGGCGGCTTCGACCTGATCTACGCCTGCCAGGACGTGGCCTCCGACCGGGCGGGCGGGGTCCGCTCGGTACCGGCCCGGTTCGGTGTCCCGGCCGCGATCCGCGGCGCGCGCGGCTGCCATGTGCTCACCACGCTGCTGCTCGGCTGGTACGCGGTGCTCACCGACGCGGGCGTCGCGTTCTGGATCGGCCTGGTGGTGGTGGCCGGAGCCTTCGTCTACGAGCACACCATCGTGAAGCCGAACGACCTGTCCCGGTTGAACCGGGCGTTCTTCCAGACCAACGGCTTCGTCGGCATCTCGCTGTTCTTCTTCGCGCTGGTGGACCTGGTGGTGCGCGGCCTCGGCATCTGAGGCCGCGCCCCGCGGGGCGCGGCCCGAAGGACGCGGTCTACTTCCCGCCCTCGTCGAGCGTGTGCTTGGCGAGGGCGTTCGCGTGCCCGTGGCCGAGGCCGTGCTCGGCCTTGAGCCAAGCGACCAGCTCCATGTGCTTGGTCAGCGGGGAGGAGCGGATCAGCTCCTGCCAGTGGGCGACCGGCTGCCCGTACTTCTTCTCGATGGCGGGGAAGTAGCTGGCGGGGCCGTTGGGGGCGGGGGTGGTCATGCGGTGCTCCTCGAAGTCCGTTCGGTCGTCCACTGATTGATGATCATTACGCATGGAGCCGGATCGCGACAGCGGTCAGCCAGGTCAGTCCGAGCGCCGCGGCGAGGGTGAACGCCAGCACGGTGGCGCCCGAGGCGGCGAAGCCGACCAGGACGGCCGCCGCGACCACGCGCGAGGCGAGGGCCCAGCGCCCGCCCAGGTGCCGGGCCAGGACGAGGAAGGCCGCGCACAGGGCGAGGAAGCCGACCGTCCCGCCGATCAGGTGCACCAGGCCGTGTCCGCTCAGCTCCGTCACCCGGCCCTCCGGTGCCCCGACCGGGAAGCCGGCCCCGGGGTCGGCGGCGAAGAAGCCGTCGAGGACGAAGCTCGCCCCGAACACCCCGACCAGCCGGGGTGCCCAGGTGCTCCCCGGCAGGGCCCGGCGCAGTCCGACGGCGCCCGCGAGCAGCAGCGTGCCGGTGAGCAGGAACGCGGTCTGCTGGACCCACCCGAGCTCGCCGAGGCTCAGCTGGCTGAGCGCGTTGCGGGTGAAGTCGAAGCCCTCCCGGGTCAGCCCGCCGGCCACGCCGACGGCGAGGAACAGGGGTCCGGCGACCGCGCCGGCGGTCAGCAGCGGGCGGGCAGCGGCGGAAGCGGTGGGGGCCTGCGCGGTCATCGTGTTCGTCATGCTCATAGGACCGGGCTCGGCGCGGAAACTCATCGGAGCATCGGATGTGACCCGTGTCACCCGACGGCCCGGGTCCGGCCCGCCCTGTACGTCCGGGGGGTGTGGATCGGCCAGACCGGGTGCCCCGCCGGGCGTCGCGGTCGCCCGGCTCGTGGCCCGATGCCCCGCCGCCGTCCGCCTGCGGGATCGTTCCGGCCGGAACCGTCGCAGGTCGGCCGTGCGGCGGGCGGTGCGAGTGGTCGGATGGCTGGAAATCTCATGCAATATAACCTGTGACATTGTTCTGATCGCCAGTCGGTGACAGGATCCACGCCGATCTCCTTCCTTCAGTCCGACCCCGACTCGGGCTGCCCCCACTCACGAAGGATTCAGGCGTGCTCCTGCGCACCAGACTCTCCATGCTCGCAGCCGGCGTCGTCGCCTGTTGCGCCACGGCCACCGCCGTGCTGCCGACCCAGGCCTTCGCGGCGCCCCCCGTCGCCACCGCCGTCCCGGCCCCGACCACGACCTCGGCCCCGGCCCCGGCCGCGACCCAGGCCGGCCCGGCCGGCCTCACCGCCCCGGCCGCTGCCACGGGGTCCGAGGACCTCGCCCGGCCCGCGGCCGCACTGCCCCCGGCGGTGATCGGCGCGACCCGCCTGAACGATCCGGCCGGGGCGAGCGCCCCCGCCGCGTTCAAGTCCCTCGCCGCGCAGAGCTGCACCCCGGCCGACTTCGCCGCCCGCACCGGGGCCGACCTGGTCGCGTTCGTCCGGAACTCGACCGTGGACTGCGTCAAGTCGCTGTACAGCAGCGGCGGGTCCGACCCCGGCATCTTCCAGCAGTCCCGGATGCTGTCCGTCGCGGCCGCGCTCAAGGACCTCGCGACCGGCTACGCGGGCGACAACTCCACCGGCATCACCCAGCTGGTGAAGTACCTGCAGGTGGGCTACTACATCCAGTTCTACTACCCGGCCCAGGCCGGCCCGTACACCGGAGAGCTCACCACCGCCGTCACCTCGGCCCTGGACGCGCTCTTCGCCGGCACCCGCTGGCGCGACGTCAGCGACGCCAACGGCGCCCTCCTCAAGGAGGTGGTGTGGCTCACCGACAGCGCCAACGTCCAGGCCCGCTACATCGGCGCCTACAAGCGGATCCTCGACGAGTACAACAACACCTACAACGCGTTCCCGCAGATGGTCAGCGCGGTCAACTCGGTGCTGTACTACCCGCTCTGGGGCGGCTACCGGAACCAGGACTTCGTCCGGGCGCTCGCCGCCGACCCGGGCCTCGTCAACTCGCTCGCGGACTTCGCGATCAAGCACCGCGACCTGCTCAGCGGCCCCAACGCGGTGCTCGACACCAACGCGGGCAACGACCTGGCCCGGTTCGCCGGAACCAGCGCCGCCGCCGAGGCCGTGGCCAAGCCGCTGGTGAAGAAGGTGCTGGACTCCGCGCCGCTGCTGACGCCGTTCGGCTCGCTGTACGTGTACACGGCCGTCCAGGCCGCCTGGTACAACCCCGGCCAGTGCTCGTACTACGGCATCTGCAACCTGCCGGCCAAGCTCACCTCGGTGGTCCTGCCGAACCAGCTGGTCTGCGACAACCGCACCATCCAGGCCCAGGCCCTGTCGGCCGCCGAGCTCCAGGCGGCCTGCACCAGCCTGCGCGGCGAGGACGCGTTCTTCCACAACGTGGTGAAGGACAACGGCCCGATCCCGAACCAGTACGCCAAGACCGTCACCCAGGGGATCTTCGCCAACAAGGCGGACTACACCACCTACTCGTGGGCGATCTACGGCAACTCGACCGACAACGGCGGCCAGACCGTCATGGATCCGACCGACCCCAACGGCCGGGCCGTGAACGTGATGTACCAGAAGGCGTGGAACACCAAGGACACCGCCCGGGTGTGGAACCTCAACCACGAGTACACCCACTACCTCGACGGCATCTACGACATGAAGGGCAACTTCTCCACCCAGACCTCCGTCCCGGACATCTGGTGGGTCGAGGGCATCGCCGAGTACATGTCGTACAGCTACCGCGCCACCACCGACACCGACGCGATGACGCAGGCGGGCCTGCACACCTACAAGCTCAGCACGGTCTTCCAGAACACCTACGCCAACTCGGACTCGACCCGGGTGTACCCGTGGGGCTACCTCGCCGTCCGCTACATGCTGGAGAAGCACCCGGCCGACGTGCAGGCGATGCTGGCGCGGTTCCGCGTCGGTGACTACACCGGCGGCTACGCGGTCTACAACAACCTCGGCACCTCCTACGACGCCGACTTCGACGCCTGGCTCACCGCCTGCGCCGCCGGTGCCTGCTACGCGGCCGGCCCGACCTCGCTGTTCGACACCACGGTGAACGGCGCCACCGTCAGCACGAGCGAGCGGTCCGTGCAGACCGGCCCGGGCCGGATCACCGCCTGGCACTGGACCTTCGGCGACGGCACCACCTCCGAGGAGCGCAACCCGAGCCACACCTACGCGGTGGCCGGTTCCTACACCGTCGCCCTCACCACGACCGACGACACCGGCCGGACCGCCGTCACCCCGACCACGGTCACCGTGACGGCCCCGGCGTCCTCCCTGCCGAGCTGCACCGACCAGCGCACCGACGCGATGGGCCCGAACTGCTCCCGCTCCGGTCGCGCCGCGACCGCCGGTAACTCCGACTACCTGTACATCTACCTGCCGGCCGGCACCACCACGCTCAAGGTCTCCACCACCGGCGGCACCGGCACCGCGTACCTGTACTACAACGCGGACATCTGGGCGTCGCCGACGGCCTGGACCGCCGCCTCGACGGCCGCCGGTGCCACCCAGTCCGTCACCGTCACCAACGCGACGGCCGGTTACCGCTACCTCAGCCTGTACGCCGTCACCGACTTCAGCGGCGTCACCGTCACCACCCAGGTCTGACACTTCCTCGGAACCGCGCGCCCGGCCGGGCTCTCCCGGCCGGGCGCTTCCGCGTCCGGACACCGGCCCGGTCGCGCACCGACGGAGGGTCGTTAGCATCCGTCCATGATCGACGATCAGAACGACTGGAAGTCCGACCGCATCGGCAGCGCGCTGCGCGGGGAGAACCCCACCGTCGTCCGGCGGCTGGAGTCGGGGTTCGCGGTGATCGGGGACGTGCAGTTCCTGCCGGGGTACGCGATCCTGCTGACCGACCGGCCCGGCGTGCAGCGGCTCTCCGACCTGCCCCGGCCGCACCGGCTCGCCTACCTGGAGGACCTCGACCGCCTCGGCGAGGCGGTCGAACGGGCCTGCCGCGCGGCCGATCCCGCCTTCCGGCGGGTCAACCTGGAGATCCTCGGCAACACCGACCCGTTCCTGCACGCCCATGTCTGGCCCCGCTACGACTGGGAGCCCGCCGACCTGGTCCGGCTGCCGGTCTGGCTCTACCCGCGCGAGCGCTGGACCGACCCGGCGCACGCGCTCGCCCCCGCCCACGACCCGATCCGCGCGGCCCTCGGCGCGGAGCTGGACGCCCTGGGGTGAGCCGGTCCGCGCCGGTCAGCCGAGGGCCGGCGTGATCAGCGCCAGGGCGGCCGCGCCGAAGACGACGACGTGGCGGGCGTTCTGCAGGACCCAGACCCAGCGCGGGAAGCCGGACTCGGCGGCCTTCAGCAGGGCGGCGACGTCGATCCGGGCGAGCTCCGGGTCGCCCTTGCGGGCGAAGGCGGCCCGGACCGAGGAGGTCGCGGTCAGGTTGCTGTAGAGGATCACCAGGTTGATCGCCAGGACCAGGCCGAGGACGATCCAGCTCGCCGTGCCGGCCCACGCGACGCCGGCGAGGCCGAGGGCGGCGGTGGTGCCCACGGCGGAGGCGATCGCCACCGGCGCCCAGGTCTCGTGGCCGCCGGCGTCGAAGCGCATCCCGTTCTCCTCCAGCACCGTGGTCCGCACGCCCTGGCGGTCGAGCTCGGCCCGGGCGGCGGCGGTCGCGGTGGCCCCGAAGCGTGCCCGGACGACCGGGATGCTCACGAAGGCGGCGGCCACGGACAGCTGCAGGGCGGTGACGAAGGCGTTCATGGTGGATCCCCCTGGGAAGTAGGTGCGCCCGGTTTCTTGAACTAAGTGCAAGTACAAGTTAGCCGCGCTCTTGAACTAAGTGCAAGAGGCTTCTTGAACTTTGTGCAGGAGCCGTCGCCCGCCCTATCGTGGGCCCATGCCACGCAACACGCTCACCCGCGAGCAGATCGTCCGCACCGCCGTCGACCTGCTCGACGAGGAGGGCCTCGAAGGCCTGAACATGCGCAACCTGGGCAAGCGCCTGGACAGCGCCGCCACTGCGGTCTACTGGCACGTCAAGAACAAGGACGACCTCGTCCTGCTCGCCGGCGACCTGGTCTGGCACGAGATCGCGCTGCCGGAGGAGCCGGCGGACCGGGCCCACTGGCGGTCCGCGGCGGTGGACCTCGCGGTCGGGCTGCGCGCGATGTTCGGGCGCCACCCCTGGCTGGTGCAGGCCTTCGGCTCCCACCTCTTCCACGGCCCCGGCAAGGCCCGTTACGACGACCACTGCCTGGCCCTGCACGAGGCCGCCGGGTTCGCCCCGGCCGACGCCGACCGGATCGCCGCCGCCGTCTTCACCCATGTGCTGGGCGGCGCGCTCGGCGACGCGGCCGCGGTCTCCCTCGACCGCCGGCTGCGCCGGGACGGCCAGGACCCGCAGGAGCAGCTCGACGCCACCATGGCCCGGGCGGTCGAGGTGGCCCGGGAGTTCCCCCGGCTGCGCGCCCGGCTCGACGGCCCCGAGGCCCTGGACTACGCGGCCGCCCCCGGGGCGGAGTTCGAGGAGGCGCTCCGGGCGCTGCTCGACGGACTCGCGGCCCGGCTCGGCGGCGGGCCGGATGCCCAGCGGTGAAAGACAGTGGTGCAGACCACTCGTTCTCGTGAATCCGCAGCCCGGGTACGGGACTTCGGTACCGATGCACCCCTACGCTGCGGCACATGGACATCGTCATCCTGCTCTTCGACGACTTCGAGCCGCTGGACGCGATCGGCCCGTACCAGGTGCTCGGCCATCTCCCGGGCGCCACGGTGCGGTTCGTGTCGGCGGGGGAGAAGGGGGTCGTGGCCGACAGCATCGGCGGGATGCGGCTGGACGTGCCCACCGGCCGGTCGGAGGTCGGGGCCTGTGACGTCCTGCTCGTCCCGGGCGGGCACGGCACCCGGCCGCTGATGACGGATGCCGCGCTCCTCGACTGGCTGCGCCGGACGCACGCGACCACCCGGTTCACCGCCTCGGTGTGCACCGGCGCGCTGCTGCTCGGGGCCGCCGGCCTGCTCGACGGCCTGGACGCCACCACCCACTGGGCGGCGGCCGGTGAACTCGCCGCCCACGGCGCCACCTACCGTCCCGAGCGGGTGGTTCGGCAGGGGCGGATCCTCATGGCGGCCGGCATCTCCGCCGGCATCGACATGGCGCTGCACCTCGCCGCCCTGCTCACCGACGAGACCACCGCCCGGGCGATCCAGCTGCACGCCGAGTACGACCCGATGCCGCCCTTCGACAGCGGGTCCTGGGCGAAGGCCTCGCCCGCCGTCCGGGAGCGGATCCGGCAGCTCGGATAGCCGTCGGACCCACCGCCGGTCAGTCGTGGAGAAAGGCCTCCCGGGCGGACGGCTCCAGCGAGCGGTCCACCGGCGGGTCGAGCCGGACCCGGCCGGCCCGCTGCCCGGTCACCAGGTCCAGGAGCCGGTACCGCTCGGCGCGGTCCTCGGCGGCACCGTGGAACATCGTCATATCGGTACCGGTGCCCGCCGGCCGGGCGGCCGGACCGCCGCTCAGAGGGTCCGGCGGTAGCGCATGACCTTCTCGCCGTCGATGCGTCGCTCGCCGACCTCGGTGAACCCGGTGCGGGTGAGCAGGGCGCGGGAGGCCTCGTTGTCCAGGGAGCTCACGGCGGTGAGCGCGCTCAACCCGTAGGCGGCGGCGGCCAGTCGGCAGACCTCTTCGACGGCGGCCCGGCCCACGCCCTGCCCGCTGTCGGCCTCGGCCACCCGGTAGCCGAGTTCGGCGCTGCCGTCGGCCACGTCCACCAGGTTGACCCGGCCGACGATCCGGCCGTAGCCGTTCAGGACGACGTGGAAGTGGCAGCGGCCCTCGGCCTGTTCGGCGAGCAGCGCGCGGTGCCGGTCGGCGAAGCCGTCGGGGGTGAAGTAGTCGTCGCCGCGGTCGGGCACCGAGGAGGCGAAGAACTCCCGGTTCTCCCGCTCGAACGCGAGGACGCCGCCCGCGTGCCCGGCCGTCAGGCGTTCCAGGGTGGGGCCGGGGCCGAGCCTCGGGGCCTCCGGGTGGTACAGCCGCTGCCGCTCGGGCACGGTCTCGGTCAGGTCGTGGCCGATGTCGTGCAGCACCTCGCCGGTGCCGACCAGGACGCCCGCGGCCCGGCCGATCCCCTTGATCACACCGCCGCGGCCGTCCGGGTCGGGGTGGGTGTACGGCAGGCCGGCGGCGAGCTCGACCGAGCGGGCGGAGATCCGGCCGAGGATCTGCGAGCCGTGGCCGAGCAGGCTGTCGCCGAGGACCTCGGCACCGTCCATCAGCCGGACCTCGTCGCCGATCCTGACGCTCTCGTGGGCCCCGGCGAGGATCCGGGTGCCGCCGTCGCCGATCAGGGAGCGGGCGCCGACGGTGATCCGGCCGCCGTCGGTGGCGCTGATCCGGGTGCCGCCGTACAGCACGTTGCCGGGGCCGACGGCGCAGTGGCTCCGCTCGTCGCACTCGACGACCACGCCCGGGTGGAGCACGTTGTCGGGCCCGAGTTCCACCCGCCGGGAGACGATCACCGAGAACGGGTCGAGCACCGCGACGCCGTGTTCGGCGAGGTCGAGCAGTTCGGCGGGGGTGAGCAGCCCGCGGTCGCGGCGCAGCCGGTCGAGGCGCGTGTGCACGGATTCGTCCGGAGTGGTCATCCGAGCATGCTTACGATCTTCGGTCGGCTTGTCCAGCAAGGCCACCGGAGCCCGCGGCCGCCGACCCCCGCACCCTCCCGAAGGAGCCCCGATGATCGGCCGGTTGCAGTGCCTCGTCCTCGACTGTCCGGACCCGGCCGTGCTGGCCCGGTTCTACGCCGGGCTGCTCGGCGGCGAGGTGGACCGCCCGGACCCGCGCTGGGCGCTGGGCGAGGGATGGTCCACCCTGCACACCCCCGACGGCCTCGTGCTCTGCTTCCAGCGCGTCGCCGATCACCGCCCGCCCCGCTGGCCGGACCCGGAGCACCCGCAGCAGGCCCATCTGGACGTCGACGTGCCGGACCTGGCCGCCGCCGACGCCGCGCTCCGGGCCCTCGGCGCAACCTTCCTCGCCGACGCCGGAGGGTGGCGGACCTACGCCGACCCGGCCGGCCATCCGGTGTGCCTGCTCCCGGAGCGCCGCTGATCCCGCCGGGGTGACGTTCGGGCCGGTTCGGCGCCGTCGGTGGGCGGCCGGTCCGGCGCGGCGCGCGGGGTGGTGCCGACGAGTGCGGTGATGTCCTCGCGGGTGGGCCCGGCGGTCTGCGCCCGCCGCAGCCGGGCCACCGACTCGGCCCGCAGTTCGGCCCGGTGGGACGGCGGCCGTCGAGCACGAACTCGACCACCGGTTGCCCTCCTGTCCTGCGACAGGAGCGCAGGACGGGCGTACGTCGGTCACGCGGCGGAACGGATGCGCGAATTGACGGACGGTCGGCGGCGGGCCGGTCAGTCGATCGTCAGCGTGTCCCCGACGCCGAGCCGTCCCGGAGCGGCGACCTCGGCGAGGGCGTCGAGCCGGGTGTCGTGGGCCTGGGCGACGGCCCGGAGGATCTCGGGCGCGTGCGGCAGGCCGGGCTGGGCGACGGTGACCATCGCGCACCGCTCGCTGGAGCGGACGAAGGCGAGCCGGGCGCCCGAGCGGGCGCTGCCCCGGGCCTCCCGGCCGAACCAGGTGTCCTCGCTGAACGGCGGGGTTCCGGGCGGGGTGCGCAGCAGGATGTTCGGGCGGAAGCGGCGGACGTCGACCAGGGCGGTCGGCGCGGCCCGGGCGACCCAGTCCAGGGTGGCGGTGGTGAGCACGCTGACCGGGAGCTGGTCGAAGTGGGAGACGGCGTCCTCGCGGGCGAGTTCGACGTCCTCGCGCTGGAGGTAGGCGCGCAGGAAGGCGGTGGGGTCGGCGACCGGCTGCCCGAGCGGGTCGAACAGCTCGGGGCCGTCGAGCCGGTGGCCGAGCCGGGAGGAGAGGCGCAGCAGGCCGTCCATCCGCCGGAAGCGGCGGGTGTTCTTGCCGGAGCCGAGCTTGCCCTGGCCGTCGCGCACGGCGTAGAGGCGGTCGCCCGCGAGCCCGCGGTCGTCCACCTCGACGGAGTCGAGCCGCTCGCCGCCGGTGGACTTCACGGGGTAGCGCCAGAGCTGCTCGACGACTCCGATGATCTCTGCCATGGCCGGACAGCGTACCGCCGTCCGCCGATGATGGTCTAGACCAAGTCTCCGAGTGGGCCGAGGGGTTCAGGCCAGCCGGGCCACCGCCCGGACCGGAGCGCCGTCCGCCGCGACCAGCCGGAGCGGGAAGAGCGACACCTCGACCGCCCGCCCGGCCTCCTGCGCCGCCAGCAGCGGCCGCAGATCGGTCAGGTTCTCCGCGATCACCCCGCCGCCCGGCGCCCCGAGCAGCACCCGGTGGGCCGCCAGCGTGGGCTCCTCGGCGGCCGGCTGGTCGTGCTCGTCGGTGAGGTCGGCGAGCAGCGCCGCCACCGCCGGGTCGCCCGGGCCGGGATCGGGGGTGGGGTCGACGCTCAGCGCGTCCACCCCGACCGTGCGGACCCCGGCCGCCACGATCGCCTCGGCGGCCCGGGCGGTCAGGGACGGGTGGGCCAGATAGGCGTCGGTGCCCCAGTGCCGCGCCCACCCGGTGGCGAGCAGCAGCACGGTGCCCTCGCCGGCCAGGGCCAGGGCGGGCGCGAGCTGCTCGGCGGTGACCTCGGCGCGCGGCTCCAGGCCGCGCAGGTCGGCCACCACGGCCGGGCCGGTGAACCGCTCCAGCGGCAGGCCGTCCAGCGTCGGCCAGGTGACGTCGACGTGGTACGGCGCGTCGACATGGGTGCCGGACTGCGAGCCGAGGTGCACGGCGAGCACGTTCACCCCGGCGGTGGCGGTGGTGAGGGCGGGCTCCAGGAGGACGGCCGGATCGCCGGGGTAGACCGGCATCGCGGTGGTCACCTGGTGGGTCAGGTCGACGAGGGTCGGGGCCATGCGGCCATCCTCCCAGGGCGGGCCGGGGCCGGGTGGGGATAGAAAGGAAGCACTATGGAAAAGCCTGAGCAGCCCGTGCGCCGCCCCTGGATCGTCGGGGTCTCCGGCGCGTCCGGCACCCCGTACGCCGCGTCCGTGATCCGTGCCCTCCTCGCCGCCGGCGAGTCCGTCGACCTGGTGGTCAGCCGCGCGGCCCGGCTGACGATCCTCGACGAGACCGGTATCGCCTTCCGGGACGCGCACTGGCGCGCCGACCTGGCGCAATGGCTGGGGACGGCGGCGGACGGCCCGGAGGACGTCCGGTACTGGCCGGCCGGGGACTTCGCGGCCGGACCGTCCAGCGGCTCGTACCCGGCGAAGGGGATGCTGGTGGTGCCCGCGACCACCGGCGCGGTGGCCGGGATCGCGCTGGGCCTCAGCAAGGACCTGCTCCAGCGTGTGGCCAGTGTCACCCTCAAGGAACGGCGTCCGCTGGTCGTCTGCGTCCGGGAGGCACCACTCAACGGGGTGACGTTGAAGCACTTGGTGGAGCTGGACGCGCAGGGCGCGGTGGTGCTGCCCGCCTCGCCCGGGTTCTACGCCGGCGGCTCCACCGTCCGCGAGCTGGTCGACTTCGTCGCCGGGCGGGTCCTGGACGCCGTCGGTGTGCCCCACACGCTGTACCGGCGCTGGGAGGGCGAGTTGGGAGGGGCGGCGCGCGCGGCGGAGCGACCGGCCTGAGGGGGAGTGAGGTGACGCAGGACGGGAGAGT comes from Streptomyces sp. TLI_053 and encodes:
- a CDS encoding UbiX family flavin prenyltransferase, whose amino-acid sequence is MEKPEQPVRRPWIVGVSGASGTPYAASVIRALLAAGESVDLVVSRAARLTILDETGIAFRDAHWRADLAQWLGTAADGPEDVRYWPAGDFAAGPSSGSYPAKGMLVVPATTGAVAGIALGLSKDLLQRVASVTLKERRPLVVCVREAPLNGVTLKHLVELDAQGAVVLPASPGFYAGGSTVRELVDFVAGRVLDAVGVPHTLYRRWEGELGGAARAAERPA
- a CDS encoding cyclase family protein, coding for MAPTLVDLTHQVTTAMPVYPGDPAVLLEPALTTATAGVNVLAVHLGSQSGTHVDAPYHVDVTWPTLDGLPLERFTGPAVVADLRGLEPRAEVTAEQLAPALALAGEGTVLLLATGWARHWGTDAYLAHPSLTARAAEAIVAAGVRTVGVDALSVDPTPDPGPGDPAVAALLADLTDEHDQPAAEEPTLAAHRVLLGAPGGGVIAENLTDLRPLLAAQEAGRAVEVSLFPLRLVAADGAPVRAVARLA